The window GTGCCGTGAGCACATCGTCGATCACCGCGTCCTGGCCGATCAGGGCCTTTTGCAACTCATGGCGCACGGACTGGACCAGTTGGCTGGCCCGGTGCCGCTGCTGCAGGGCATGGGCTTCTGGATCGACCGGCGTCGACGGTTCCATGGGTTGTTCGCTCATAGGGCATTCCTGAGAGTTTGCAGGTGGGCGACCTGGCGGCTGAAGTCGGCGCTGGAAAGCCGCTGCTTCGGTCGCGGGCGCAAGGCCTGGCTGATGGCGCTGGTGGGTTGGCGGGTCAGGCGGGCGAGCACCTGCCACTGGTCGGCGACTGCCAACCGTTCAAAACCGGGGTGACGCTGGCGAGCACGACGCAGGATGTCCTGTTGCAGGGCTCGTAGCAAAGCCTCCTGGCCGCTGCGGCGCAACAGGAAGTCGGCACTGGCACGCAGGTGTTCCTGCAACTGCCGGCGGGCTTTCGGTGCAGGCGCCTGCAGAGGGCCGTGGCGCAGGCCGACATGCCACAGCCACAGGGCGATCAGCGCGGCGAGGGCTGCCAGCGCCTGGGGAAAGTAGCGCAGCAACAGGCTGAGCAGGCTGTCATGGGCCGTGTTGAACAGCAGGGTGACGGCGCTGTCCTGGCCCAGGTACCAGAGCAGCCAGGCGTTGTCGTAGCGACCGATATTGGCGTTGTTCCAGAGGTCGGCATCGGTCAGCACGGTGACCGAGCCCAGGCCGTAGTTCATCTGCATCAGATGGGTCGAGGTGGCACTGTTGGCCCAGGACTGCACCAGGTTCTTCGGGTCGGACAGATGGAAGGCGGTGTCGAAGCTGAAG of the Pseudomonas vanderleydeniana genome contains:
- a CDS encoding DUF4350 domain-containing protein; its protein translation is MKRRSWLLGTVLVGGLLLALGLYVFQQAESYEEVIDHGPSPEARAYPYLAAENFLRQRGLAVSHANDLRILPELEPRHHTLMLLGDRSDMTPRQADQLLNWARAGGRLLFVAEALWDPKRGSSGDLLLDRVQLRQSLSRNLKGDGPEPEDAYYPKLTRMYLEDEDAPAYFSFDTAFHLSDPKNLVQSWANSATSTHLMQMNYGLGSVTVLTDADLWNNANIGRYDNAWLLWYLGQDSAVTLLFNTAHDSLLSLLLRYFPQALAALAALIALWLWHVGLRHGPLQAPAPKARRQLQEHLRASADFLLRRSGQEALLRALQQDILRRARQRHPGFERLAVADQWQVLARLTRQPTSAISQALRPRPKQRLSSADFSRQVAHLQTLRNAL